The following proteins are co-located in the Candidatus Nanosynbacter sp. HMT-352 genome:
- a CDS encoding WD40/YVTN/BNR-like repeat-containing protein: MLIKNRKRAVYRGVLSLVFVFALSALAVLSPLVRAEESPKYTWKDVTVPGDDEFREAIISPDGSKLFILREDANTGDIKLLISADNGVSWNSFAMPDSANRLLVNTDGSKMIVNGRHGEKSFYMSTDGGHNWVKSNNIDPSNNHLFMSPDGSTLARCGDDGETPPLYVSIDDGQTWTQKGNICPERVLDGGKMIAIDGTPSIVKRSDDYGLTWTDAGTRVIHDTTLMSISTNGNSLFDGHKISLDGGVSWSSIPAEVPMRGADDYIVQTGISDDGKRLLVYVRPVAMNASNLPYIVMSVDGGKTWTSQGDNEAGFGSVYSSSSASRIFAMFYDMTTGAAYYRLATLPTPPPVTPGGTGSGTSGAATPSTGSSSSGASTTAASSSTSNKKPGKSSNLAETGVSVWLVSGLAVIAVVAGGLALRKRP, encoded by the coding sequence ATGTTAATTAAGAACAGAAAACGCGCAGTATACAGAGGGGTGCTGTCCTTGGTATTTGTATTTGCATTATCAGCATTGGCAGTTCTGTCGCCTTTGGTTAGAGCAGAGGAATCGCCTAAGTATACGTGGAAGGATGTAACTGTACCGGGAGATGATGAATTTAGAGAAGCAATTATTAGTCCAGACGGATCAAAGCTTTTTATACTGCGAGAAGATGCTAATACTGGCGATATAAAATTGTTAATTTCCGCAGATAATGGTGTAAGTTGGAATAGTTTTGCGATGCCAGATTCCGCGAATAGATTGCTAGTAAACACAGACGGGTCTAAGATGATTGTGAATGGTCGGCATGGAGAAAAATCTTTTTATATGTCAACTGACGGTGGGCACAATTGGGTGAAGTCTAACAATATAGACCCCAGTAATAACCATTTATTTATGAGCCCAGACGGCTCCACTCTGGCTAGGTGTGGAGATGACGGTGAAACCCCTCCGCTTTATGTTTCTATTGACGATGGTCAAACTTGGACGCAAAAAGGTAATATTTGTCCCGAGCGCGTGCTTGATGGCGGAAAGATGATTGCGATAGATGGAACCCCTAGTATAGTAAAGAGGTCTGATGATTACGGATTGACCTGGACGGACGCTGGAACTCGTGTCATCCATGATACAACCCTCATGTCCATCAGTACTAATGGTAACAGCCTATTTGATGGTCACAAAATTTCATTAGATGGTGGTGTCAGCTGGTCATCCATTCCTGCTGAGGTTCCGATGCGGGGGGCGGATGACTATATTGTACAGACAGGGATTAGCGATGATGGCAAGAGATTGCTTGTTTATGTTCGACCAGTCGCCATGAATGCTTCAAATTTACCGTATATTGTAATGTCAGTAGATGGCGGTAAAACCTGGACGTCGCAGGGTGATAATGAGGCTGGTTTTGGCAGCGTTTATTCGTCTTCGTCGGCGTCCAGAATATTCGCAATGTTCTACGATATGACAACGGGCGCGGCTTATTATCGCCTAGCAACTCTACCAACGCCCCCACCCGTAACTCCTGGCGGTACCGGCTCAGGTACGAGCGGAGCTGCCACTCCATCCACAGGCTCTTCATCCTCAGGCGCTTCAACTACTGCGGCATCGTCATCCACTTCCAATAAGAAACCAGGAAAATCATCAAACCTTGCTGAAACAGGAGTTTCTGTTTGGCTAGTTAGTGGGTTAGCTGTTATCGCCGTTGTAGCTGGCGGATTAGCGCTTAGAAAACGACCGTAA